A stretch of DNA from Arctopsyche grandis isolate Sample6627 chromosome 6, ASM5162203v2, whole genome shotgun sequence:
aacgtaattcgtaattcgtaatcacttcgtaatttctaattcgtgcatcaatttctttccgaagtcagtcgattcaatatctttaactttaattttattcgagttcctttttgaaaccacccgttgaaatcaacgggcccaacactagtattatataatatcattcCGTGAGGAGTGTAGATTTGTATttagataataatttatttaataacgttTCTCAATAAGTGTTTGCGAGTCTGAAAATTCGTGGAATCAATAACAATTAAGCACGAATTATATAATGGAAGCATTCTCGAATCGAAAAACAAGTGAAATTTTCCTAGAATTGGTGCTGAAAATTAGTAGAAGTTATGTTTGTTATTTAGCTTTTCATTATTTCCTTTGACTTATGCCTGCAAGATtatgaaattgtaattttaaaggtctaataaaaaaactgttACTGTTAAAACTGGCgtgaattttaattaagaatGACCCAATGTAGGGTCACTTTGTGACCAGACAAACAACACAACGAAATTGGTCGAGTGACACGGAATGAAGTTTACGGTCCGGTGAAAAGTTTCGCGCATATAAATTACAGTACGGTTTTGCGTAAGCGTTTGGGAAGAATCGATCGCGGggatgtataatattgtattccattttttttccctttttttgaTCAACGGaagtaatttacaaaaaatcgtaaaaagAGTAATTTGAACGCCGGCTGGTTTAATAAAGATGTCATAGCACCCTAAAAATACGATCTCGGCGCGCCTCGCGTAGGCTATTCTTCGAttttccttttctttttttagaAGAAAGGGATGATGAGTTGCTCGAAAGAGGATAGAAGAGAGGGGAAGTACGTGGGCTTTTGTTTGACGACGATGGCCCATCGATGTACCGTATCGAAGAGAAAAATCTGGCAAATCGTTGATAATTGCTCGGGGGCAAATATCAATACAATAAAGAGGAAAAAGTTTCAATCTGTAAAATAAACTCTTCTAAAAAGGTCGACGAGAGGCTTGCAATGCAAAATTGAAGTgagctttaaaaaaaaacaaaaatcgcagttaaaaatttaaatctaagtacattgtacatacatatgtatgtacatctataagcagtggcggctcgtgcataggagctgcggcgctgcagcaaccccagaaaaaatactaaaaaatcgcatctgtatacatttacagcttgtgaatataattaaaataaaaattatgagaTATTTAACgagtatttcaaatattttaatgtatgttgtaaatgcgattttttcgCAATTTTTATGGAGATGCTGCAGCGTCGCAGCTCGTCCTCAGACGAGCTCGACCCACCACTgttttataagtacatatagaaAAGTGCAAGTTTCAACTCCATAATCTTCTTATTCTTCCATCTCCATCTTgttgattatttgaagatatccgcatcggtcttcaacggctcggaacagatcttcggcgctcatatcggaccacatgcgcatgtttcgaagccaagacaacttcttcctgccaatccattttcttCCTTAAATTCGTATTTCGGACCACTTATCATGTGTCCGAGATACTCCATATTTCTCCGCTTGACAGAAAGAAGTTCCCTGCCTTTCTTATCATGCCGAGGGCAGCTTCATTTGATACTTTTCATTTGTTCCACGAGATCTTCAATATTCGCCTGTAGACCCATATCTCAAAACCAATTATTTCTGTAGTATTTCTCCATGATAGAGaagttatataaataataataataacttttttattccgAACGATATGGAAAATAGTGCAGTCCCCAtcgttcatataaataatatatagataatacaaatataatttgtatatgcatatataatgatataataataattattattgttaaaattaaaatactcaTGATAACCATTCGGAATACAGCATTTTCTCATTTCTTATCAATTCGATTTTTTGATCTTATATCAGCCAAAGCgaaaagttcaattttttttattgaacggattcaatttacttaaatgaataaataccaAAATCGCAAAAAGTACTACCAACACATAAAATATTACAGaaataataggttttttttcatctttataatatggaaaatttatgaaaattctTGAAGTTCTTTTGATAAAACGTCATATATGTACTTGAGGCAGCCACTTCGAAAGGGTCGATAGGACCCACTTTATAAGAAATGAACACTTTCTACGATTTAATGGGTGTCATAGATAAGAATTTTTAGTAGCAAAAAAGTCTTGTGtacccaatatacatatatatgtatatatgtacatttatgcgatatacataaattacattggaaggaaaaacctgaattatcccagcatctacaaatttaaaattcggtacatattcaaaaatggacattcaATATCTGTGTACCAACCCATCGATATAAtttgttgaaaattaaatatattcctGCCTACATTTGTAAAACgtgtttgtatttgtatttggaaTTGTTGAAGTATTTACGCATCACATgtgtgcggtgaaattctctctgtttttgtcacacagccttacttaagtgtgcccgagcaggatacaagaggaacagactgtTCCCCTTGTagctgctcgcgcacacgtaagtaaggctgtacgacgaAAATAGGGAgaatttcacggcacgccactgatatgcaTGTACAAAGTGTAACTATAGCTGTCGCTTTGAGGCTGCCTGTCATAGCACCTATgataaaatacacatgtatacataaaataaaataaaatatttgtttcctatacatttaaaatgagcccaataaaattagtaaaatacgccgtgagataaaaatattttggtaaAATGTAATGTGATAAAATTTTGAAGCTACACatcttacaaaatttaatttcaatatcgatttaatattataaaaatagatttgtatatatgtatgtaattcacatatttttacatatatatgtaaattaaagaaaaaaaaagaatttctaTGTGGATTCATTGGAAatgttcaatttatatattcGGCGAGAGAGTTGCGTGTCCCGCAGCAACGATATTTAATACTTCCATATTTTACGGTAGGTGGACCTTCTAAAAAGTGGGAGACACCCCCCAAACCCTCCCACTTCCACCTACCTTTCCCGATTCAACGTGGGAGGAGATCGTAGATTAACCGCGCAAAACCGGATCCGCGTTAGAGAAAAACTTCAACAAACTAATCTCTATTACGATCGAGATTATCGAGTGGGTGGGATGGGGTGGTGAGGAGGTCGAGGGTGTATACCTACCCGGTTCAGAATGAACGGTTGGAATGGCGTGATCGCACCTCACAAAGGACCCCGCGGGCCCCTTAATCGCAAGATAATGGGAAAACCTTTTTGTATCGCAAATGAATCCTTGACGCCTCTTCCTACGATTTTGACCCTCCCCCAGCCTTCTCTAGGTGTTAGTTTTCGGCATGAGGGGTAGTTCGAAAGTGAGCGTGAATAAAACGCTAATTTGGGGTCGCACACGGTGACACGTAACCCCGGGCTAAGGTAAATTAACGCTCAAATACACGATGGCATTTATGACCTCTCATACCCTTAtccacccaacctagccaagtCTAATGCCCTtcgtataatttataatgtCAGTCGTTGCGGCGAAGAAACTTTCTCCCAAACATTTCAAACGGtgatgattttattatattaaaacaatttaacgAAAGTGAGGgtgaattatttatttgccACGCACTGAAGTTTTTCTTGGAAAAAGATTTtactgtaataaatataaagctAGAACGGACAATATATTCAGGGGTGTCAAATTTTCAATGGAAATGTCCCAACAATATTAATTCAGATGACAGAAGACTATCTCTATCTTAAAATCTTCCCGAATCTGGTAgcaacgatatatgtatatatgtacatctgatccttgttgaaacggttcctcaaaattggcaaaaaatcatctttcctgttgtcacaaatcttctgtatttattgtatgttcagtttgtaaaaattatctacaaatctaaaatccatagatgtctcaatggattaattctgtaattaattaattatttgttatttcgtgttcttcagcttctggaaatacagtgatttgtgtaataataaaatgctgcattgtttgtaattaattgttcaggaaggcgcattggggtcttcctgtcaagccttcctatgtaaaaataaaatatatatgtaaaaataaaaataaaaatacatatcgaTGGTTTGGTGCACAAATATTGTTCatttgtccatttttgaatatgtatcaaattttaagtttgtagatgatggaataattcaggtttttcctttcaaggtaatgtATGGGGTAtatataaattaccttgaaaggaaaaacctgaattattccagcatctgcaaacttaaaatttgatacaaaatttaaattcgatacaaatttaaaaatggacatacaatatctgtgcaccaagccatcgatatatgatatacatatactacatacgtacatattcgaAACTTTTTTCAACTGATCAGCTAATGCAATAATCATTGAACTACGATAATATTTAGTGTTCGTTAATGTCtcgttgttgatatttttgcgtgGACATAAAGAAGGGGGTTTTCAGAACGTTGCGAAAGACGCTGTGAggagttttttttatcacatcCCGGACAGCCAGCTTGGAATGAACCCACATAGCAATCCTCCGGTATTTTATACTAAACGTATACACAACGCAGTGAGATCTATTGGTCGATTAGTCTTGAAATCCCATTGGCTGTTGAGCGCAACTCGCCCATAGGCCGTTGAGTACCAATAAGTGCTGGTCAACCACTGGTGGACGAGCACTGATCGCCCAATCTCCACGTTACAACATCAATACGCcgttttaatgtatgtaacatCGCGAGATTTTGATTTAGAGACTTTATTTGAATAAAGCGAATCTTACTAATTATACgaatttcaatttgatattGGAATTTGGTGTTTTCgaattactatatatgtatagtaaatatctTAGAGTTCTTGCTGGGTCAAAATAAGAAAGTTTGCTGGGTAGTAGAATTTTTAAAACCATTCGTTGGATGACATCGAATACTACggcaataataatattaacaaacaaaatatttaatatgtaggtatacatttttctataaattgacttttttcaaattaagtttGGAACGAAAGtatggtgtatgtatgtatggtgtaTGAGAGTATGGTATGATGAGAGCATATTCTACAttgatacacatgtatatatgtatgtatgtacatgtatcccgttgaattgaaaattttattaatacttGTACTTGCTTTGAAGCGTGCGGAACTTTACCCAAGAGTGTGTTTTTGATGTTTAATTTGTGGTATTGAACGTTCTTTATAAGCtgaaatgaaaacattttctGTAATTGACGCAAACAAAAAATAACTacattcgatataaaaattactatgtacatatatgttataaagtatacatatattaatctattttaatagttattagctaattcatattattaatatattaatctattttaatagttattagctaattcatattattaatatattaatctaTTTTAAAAGTTATTAGCTAAGTTGGAATTAGACGTGttactcatatatacatatgtgtatgtatgtatgtacatataatgtaccatCCAAATTAGGCACAATTGTGTACTATGAAATTGACCACTGaatacattttgaaattgtaatttttatagttAAACTATGAAATTCcaccaaaattttattgaaagatTCAATGTCACCTGACACTAGCGCAATTGATTGCGGTCAGGGACgtcattgggggggggggggggggggggcgctagCCCCTAAATtgaggaatagtgtgaatttagaaaatagtatgaatttaatgataaatgaaatactatggatctatgaatgccaCGTTAATTtcttatgttacttttgggtagctTATTGGCCAATagtaacataagaaaataatcgCTGCAATAGGCTAtaatatgttgaaaaaaaaagttttatgatttcgaagcaagtatattttgttttttgaatgGTATGCCTCgagtaaaattcttagaaattgttcgacCCAAGGAACAAATTGTTATAAAGGTCCGccttactttattttatctcaGAAAAAGATAGTGTAACgtatatttttccgaaagttcatGTTTATTGTTTGTTGAATCGGTTCAATCCGaactgattttatttctcgtattttttttttatttgcagacgtgcAATCTCACAAAACAGCGAATTAGATGGATTTAATCTTCATGTGTGACGAGTTCGgcccaaaaaaagttttagttgtttaataaaattgcgTTCTGACCAAAAATCAACTCAAGGTCTTTGAATGAGAAATATGGATTAAAGGGGATTTAAGttggtacataaagaatacaaatataaattttcaacttgatacgtTGAGgggtatattttccatttctattttgatataaaaaatgattttttgaaaacaaattcaatttgacccaTTTTTggttgccccccccccctcctctcgaagaaaaagctgaaatgacgtccctgattacGGTAGCTTTGTcagttttacaataaaaaaaaaaataactaaatattcAGTTCAAGAACAATTTATGAAGACATCTTATTGTCGTTTGAACAATGAAAACTCAATTCGTTGctggatttaatatttttgtatagatGAATATAAGAAATATAAGTAATATAAGAAACGGGCTACGtatcacatttttatattaaaatcgactaaaatttaaaacttgaaATTCTAGTGTAAAATATTTCCAAGATTCATCCGAAAAGTTTTTGCAATAAAAAGGTAGACCGGACCGGGATTAATGAAAGAATGGAGAAGACATTTCAGCCTTGCGACAGTGGCGCACGCTGAATGTACGTATCTTCGTTTTAAATTGCAGATACCATagatattctatatctatggtaggtactttataaaaatacctattttaaacaCTCCAATATGACATTAGTCTCGTTCGATCAATGTCCATTTCAGCTCACTATTGTAGGTTCTAAGTACATGTGTACTAAATATCTGAAATAGGaaagaaattaaaatgtattgcaCTTTCTTTCATAATGTTTGATTATAAGAAAGATGGGCACCAAAGGGGGCGTTCTCTGACGTTATAATATTTGGAGATACAATAATCGACGTTATTTTAGCGTACGCCTCTGGGTTTGCCATTCATTCACTTTAATGATTCGGCCCTGGCGACAAATGAGCCCCTAGTTACGACTCTGGCAAAAGAAATATGATGGAGAGAAGTAGTGAGGCGAACGGGAAAGAAAATAGAAATGAAATGGCAAAATTGACGGGAGGAAATGGAGAGGGAGAGGGGTCGGAGGGGTGAGAAAAGGAGGTACATATAAGGTGACTGTCAGAACAGAAGGAAAAGTGAGTGATCTCGGGACAGGATGATTCGTAGAACATTGTCTCAGATGACGTGTCATTTTACGCTCATTTCCTCGAACAACAAAGAGCTTATGTAAAATTAAGCAATTAATTTTCTGACATAGTAATTtttaacgttaaataaaaataaatgtgcatatcCATAGTAAGGTAAAAAATTCTTAaaccaatttataaaatatggaaCTTCTTAAATTCCTTATTACATAATGTTTTTCTGTGACGAGTCATTTGTATATTGGTGTGACTGCTATTCTACTAgcaaatatgtagtattatataacAATGATGCAATTGATGGTATGTTTTTTTAAGCTTCAGGAACTGAATCTGGTGACGTTTTTcgatttcttaatatttttattatttatttatttattcatagtagttttggaccattgtggctttacaggaagaacctaatgcgccacaatggcctacgtGTGAttatgaaaaacagaaaaataaaaaataaaaatacttaaaataaaaagcaaaaatgcaaaagcagaaaaacatgataaaatgaaaaaataaaaataaaaaaacagaaaacaaaagaaaaataatacttaagaaaaagaataaatgcacaaaagtgtaaaaatcaaaaatgaaatccaaaaatcacattcttagtttcatattaaacaaaagaaatatagtacataaaaatgtacataaggagaaataaaaagaaaaagtaacataaaataaaacaatatataaataaaaataaaatcatagcgaggcccaaatggaagagagtagatcaagattccactcatacatcacattcaaattcagaaaataatgatgagcgcaggttaccagataaataatttaaagcaatatccgataatctacgcttaccaaggtggaaaatatcacattctgggacagcagcaacgatttcattgagaagtcgaatagctcttggtataggagccattcgaaaagaaactgtgcgagcaggaggtacaaccatcaaatgatgatgtctaccacgcacataattattacaaatgatgatgatgtcccaactgttccagcaacaacgggcatgacgtattaccacagTAGAAACCTTAACTCACCATAAAAACCTtaactcacatatgtatgtatgtataataccagGCTTGAGCAGAGATTAACTATTAATTGTTTAAGGAAAGTAACAATAACTAGGATTAAAATTCGGTAATATGTACCAATTTTCCATGGAactgtttaaataataaaatcgataaAATGTTTAAATCCAAATtagtgaattatttataattctttCTAGTAATGTTCTAACTGTTTGGTTTTTCTGATCAATAAATATGCAGTGAATGTACCAGTCAGCCACAGTACGtggcttttaaaattaaaaataagataatagtaACTCAAAATAGTGGATAGATGGAAAAAATGTAGACACAAAGTTATATATTAGAatagatttaatataaaattacacaaaGTTAATATAAagatagtatatatttatatatatgtattacatgtattgaaagggttcaaaggagaatttcaaagattccttctgaactcaaatcactttcttataatgaaagattgaaaataatgaatctcactacattggagacgagaagatctagaggtgacttaatcgaagtctataaaattcttaataatcactataattgtcatatgtctaatgttatttcattcaacataaacactcacctcagaggtcacacgcttagactccaaaaagataaatctaataaattgatcagagatacattcttttctaacagagtggtttcagtttggaatagtcttcccaacgatttagtaacctctattaatattaatatttttaagaataaacttgatactttttttaaaaccaaaggatttttgtgattcttctttcccataatcatatttctgtatttttatctttttttgtttatttattttatattttttttttcttctcttattttattttattttaatattgtttttttttaatgtattttaatttttctcattgttttattgcatatatgtataatttgtaaaattatgtttattcaaaccccttgggcctatcggctttgccgcctcccccaagtatattaaataaaataaatgtacatacataaaaaatagctaatattttaaaaaaaaattagacacCTTGTAAATATcacatcaatttttttattttaatttacaatttaacaaaaatattacgTTTATACacactaaataaaaattaacaattaatagcCATCAACTCTTGCCATACGTCAACCATATGTGGTCTACTGGAAGCTCTGGTTTGAACACATTTTATTCCGACGATAATCAATTTCTGACACAACTCAGGATTGGATTGGCCAATTTCTAATAATCGTGGGTCTTGTAAACCagctgaaattaataaaaaaaatagtaaacatatctgcttatataaaatttataacaataaaaatatttaaattaacctATATCTGTTGGATTTTCTTTACAATATTCAACAACATGATCTTTGAGATATCTTTCTTGCCTATTTCTGTCAAACACAAGTAAGCCTGTGATTAGTTCAAATACCACAACGCCAAAACTATAAACATCCACTTTGACTGACAGCTTGTAACCACTCAGAAATTCATTTGGGAGATAAGGTTTAGTTCCATAGGCTCTACGATACagattaatattattttcaatataaaatattacataattatgaaCATAACATAATGTATATGAATGGATTTACTTAGTAACTTTTACGTGAGTAAATTCACTATCATTAGGTCCTTCTCTAGCCAAACCGAAATCACCTATTCTAGGCTCTCCGCAAGTGTCCAATAAGATATTTCCAGGTTTTATATCTCCGTGTATTAATGGAGATTTTGATACTGTATGCAAATATTGAAGACCCCTGCAatacaattcatataaatataagtatgcATTGCTACGtattgtagtattttttttgttatttatcaaTACATgtttatactacatattatgtattatgcatatgtacagatgcatgtatgtataatatgtatatttaaataaaaaattatttacataaatgtaatTGTTCTTACTTTGCAACACCCTGAGCTATGCTTAACCTTTGTTTCCAAAGAAGTGGAGGTTGGTTATTTTTACACCTTAGTCTATCTTCTAAAGATCCACCAGTCATCAATTGATATACTAGACAAGGCTCTCCTCCTATACGAATGttactttattatttgattttggaagtaaatataaatcaaaaagaAAGTGGAGAATTACCATCAATACTATAGCCATACAATGGCAATACATTATCATGACGACATGCATTGAGATGGCGCAACTCACGTAAACTTTCTTCAAAAGTACTACCAACTCCATccgatattttcaatttttttattgccaCAGCAGTATGTTTCCAATCACCttaaaacataattaaattatttatatgtaatgatATGAGAGTAGAAGTTTTGCTACTTCACAACAATCGTTGATACTATTGGGTCAACTCAACGATGAGTAGTCTGAGAAGGGTTAAATATTCTAAAACtaacttataatttattttctagtGTGAATATTGGTTTACCTTTGTAGACGACTCCAAAGCCTCCTTTTCCCAAAATAAATTCTGATTTCCAATTTTGCGTCGCAATTTCTAACTCACTATATGGTATTTTCAATAATGCACCAGCACTTTCAGTAATTATAGGATTCGAAGCATTGgattcctataaaaaaaaaataggaggggttttaacaatatttaaataaaattatgagaTTTAAATAATATGGTACATACATTGGACGTTGCAGAACTTTGATAAGGTGGTCCATTTTGGACTTTATCTGAATTTTGAACTTTAATTCCCTGAAggcaagaaaaaaaaacagttaaaacaattaaaaataatgaattatataaaaaaaattacaaatttcttCTTACTTgttcaatatattttacatgAAGTGGAACATTATTAGAAGTAGTGTTGTCATCAGAAGAAACAATTTCATGAGATGTCTTGAATGATTTCTTGCAATTGCCTTAAACAACAGTATATTAACTTTACAAAGCTATTTTTAACCTAAtagtatacaaattatacacttaCCGGTAGATGTAGCTGACTGTTGATCTATGAGACAATGATATTTCGATTCGACTAACGATTTAATAGATACCAAAGCGGGGTGATGTTCCATGCGTGCCAGGAGGACGAATAATTCAGTTATAGAGTGGTTTTGTTGGCCCCATTTGGTGAGCAAAATGTCACAGGGAGATGAACCACGCCTTCTACACTCATTTTCGATTTCCTGGAACCCAAAACAATAAACATTACAAATGTGTTAATGTATTCACCGCATGAACTATCCTAACACAAAGAAGAACGcaaaatgcatacaaaaaaggcagaataataacaaaacaatGAGTTGTCTAAAattgcaactacatacatacatatacatatattcgttggCTATTATTTGAACTTcaattaattttgattgaataatTATTTCGATATTGTAAAGTATACTGGAAAATTCATTCATAATACATAAAACCTAGTATCTaggtttcagatttttttactttattaaggttttcatataattttttcagtATATTATTTAAACTAACATCCTTTTAAAAAGCATAGATCAAGAATTGAACAtattattgcaatttttattattatttccaatTAAATACAGATTAAATCCATTAGATTACCATATTcttgaagaaaaaaaacgtGAATGGTATACTAATTCTGACTGTGTTAGAATACTCAATTTTTAGTGCATTGAAATACCAAAAAGTAGATACGTATTTTGCATACATTAATGCAAATTTCCACATACGTATCTCAAAATGCAActatacaaaaatgtaatgcgaAATATATGTCTTAATTACAAGCCTAGCGGCGACTGActatgtacaaatttattttattgtaattgcaaTCTAGTAAACAGACATCATAACACGCATTgctatcatattttaaatttaagaattcaAAAGAAAACCAGTAGGAATTTTTTTAGAATTCCGAAAGTATTTGTTATCACACTGTGGTTGTATAATCAAACGTGGTGGTTTGTTGCTGTAGTTTCTCAGGtaaatgtgaaaattttccTTATTGAGTGAGTATTACTCATACATTTTCCTCGATAGTTAGTTCcagaaaaacatacatacttacacagTGTGAAAAGTTcctatacaaataatatatttctaaCTAACCAGGATATCAAAAACGGTGTATCCCATGTGAGCTCCAGCCAACTCCTTCCAATCATCGTTCACGTCTAGAAATCGACAAACTTGTTTGCGGATCAAGTAAGGCAGTTCGTACACATATTTGTAAAGTGGTTTTCCCGGTTCGGGCCGGGAAACGCCTGCCGCTTCAGACATATTTGTACTCAACCACCAACACAACCTCGCAGGACGAACAAACTTGTCCCACTGGCCTACTGCTAACTTTTGACGTAAACTCTAAACACTGTATCGTAAATTGCcactacataaaaataaatactgtatTGCCACAGGcaaattttgtttcatttttaatttttaaattttctaatgCATTATGTTT
This window harbors:
- the LOC143913425 gene encoding serine/threonine-protein kinase pelle-like, with the protein product MSEAAGVSRPEPGKPLYKYVYELPYLIRKQVCRFLDVNDDWKELAGAHMGYTVFDILEIENECRRRGSSPCDILLTKWGQQNHSITELFVLLARMEHHPALVSIKSLVESKYHCLIDQQSATSTGNCKKSFKTSHEIVSSDDNTTSNNVPLHVKYIEQGIKVQNSDKVQNGPPYQSSATSNESNASNPIITESAGALLKIPYSELEIATQNWKSEFILGKGGFGVVYKGDWKHTAVAIKKLKISDGVGSTFEESLRELRHLNACRHDNVLPLYGYSIDGGEPCLVYQLMTGGSLEDRLRCKNNQPPLLWKQRLSIAQGVAKGLQYLHTVSKSPLIHGDIKPGNILLDTCGEPRIGDFGLAREGPNDSEFTHVKVTKAYGTKPYLPNEFLSGYKLSVKVDVYSFGVVVFELITGLLVFDRNRQERYLKDHVVEYCKENPTDIAGLQDPRLLEIGQSNPELCQKLIIVGIKCVQTRASSRPHMVDVWQELMAINC